In Pedobacter africanus, a single window of DNA contains:
- a CDS encoding helix-turn-helix domain-containing protein produces MRTTIGQKFEILRKQAGKTEAELAAYLKMNVETYRKHEDDFIYPNDNQITRLGKFYGMTYNEVIATGED; encoded by the coding sequence ATGAGAACTACTATAGGCCAGAAGTTTGAAATTTTAAGGAAACAAGCAGGTAAAACAGAAGCAGAGCTTGCTGCTTACCTGAAAATGAATGTTGAAACGTATAGGAAGCACGAAGATGATTTTATTTACCCTAATGACAACCAGATTACCAGGCTGGGTAAGTTTTATGGGATGACATATAATGAGGTGATTGCCACAGGCGAAGACTGA
- a CDS encoding aminotransferase class I/II-fold pyridoxal phosphate-dependent enzyme yields MNEDNNEDFLKHSSKNSENPKGMNMYEKAAYYGKYKKAWASQGHFNYRQVCLSGALPEVELLLPGNPNKTLISVVSNDYLGLSQHPDVKAAAITAIDRYGAGATASPAIGGQMDYHQAVEQKIAAFYRQQSAILFPSGYAANVSAMQALFKKEDFVLADDSIHASMREGIKYTTQVKTFNHNDMEHLENMLKLIAGKYRSVAVVVDGVYSQPGDIAPLRDIIWLCKKYGAFLVVDDAHGVGVIGKTGRGVIEHYDAWDDVDLITGTFSKTFGHQGGFVVAKPEIVEYLQFHAAHHTFSVALPPTIACVLESIALVDREPQHMHRLWENLNYLNSGLKGMGLDTGNTTSAIIPVITKDAGLNAEVCRLLLLEGIYANQIGYPAVSMNYARIRMAITASHTREHLDRILNAWAAVIKKVKSIVKK; encoded by the coding sequence ATGAACGAAGATAACAACGAAGACTTCCTGAAACACAGCTCTAAAAATTCGGAAAACCCCAAGGGGATGAATATGTATGAAAAAGCAGCTTATTATGGCAAATATAAAAAAGCCTGGGCCAGCCAGGGGCATTTTAACTACAGGCAGGTATGCCTTAGCGGTGCCTTGCCCGAAGTGGAGCTGCTGCTACCAGGCAACCCGAACAAAACATTGATAAGTGTAGTGAGCAATGACTACCTGGGCCTGAGCCAGCACCCCGACGTAAAAGCAGCCGCCATTACTGCAATAGATCGATACGGCGCGGGTGCTACGGCCAGCCCGGCCATTGGCGGGCAGATGGATTATCACCAGGCGGTAGAACAAAAGATAGCCGCTTTTTACCGGCAGCAAAGCGCCATCCTGTTTCCCAGCGGTTATGCGGCCAATGTATCGGCCATGCAGGCCCTGTTTAAAAAAGAAGATTTTGTACTGGCCGATGACAGCATACACGCCAGCATGAGAGAGGGCATTAAGTATACCACGCAGGTAAAAACCTTTAACCACAATGATATGGAACACCTGGAAAACATGCTTAAACTGATTGCCGGAAAGTACCGCAGTGTGGCCGTGGTAGTTGATGGGGTGTACAGCCAGCCGGGTGATATTGCCCCCTTGCGGGATATTATATGGCTATGTAAAAAGTATGGTGCTTTTTTAGTGGTTGATGATGCGCATGGCGTAGGCGTAATTGGCAAAACAGGCCGGGGGGTGATAGAGCATTATGATGCCTGGGACGATGTAGACCTTATTACCGGCACCTTTAGCAAAACCTTTGGCCACCAGGGCGGCTTTGTAGTAGCCAAACCAGAAATTGTGGAGTACCTGCAGTTTCATGCTGCCCACCATACCTTTTCGGTAGCACTGCCGCCCACCATTGCCTGCGTTTTGGAAAGCATAGCCCTGGTAGACCGCGAGCCCCAGCACATGCACAGGCTATGGGAAAACCTGAATTACCTGAACAGCGGGCTAAAGGGCATGGGGCTGGATACCGGCAACACTACCAGTGCCATTATACCGGTGATAACCAAAGATGCCGGCCTTAATGCCGAAGTATGCAGGTTATTACTGCTAGAGGGCATATATGCCAACCAGATTGGTTACCCGGCCGTAAGCATGAATTATGCGCGCATACGTATGGCCATTACCGCCAGCCATACCCGCGAACACCTGGACAGGATATTGAATGCCTGGGCAGCGGTAATCAAAAAAGTAAAATCTATTGTAAAAAAATAA
- a CDS encoding MauE/DoxX family redox-associated membrane protein, which translates to MKVLNKQVLSSLAPEGSKGIYKITLEIICWAYFVLFAYAAFAKLFEYDKFVVTMGQSGMLTPYAGFLAWAVPVVEILLGMMLMFSRFRLAGLYGSLSLMTMFTTYIFIVLFVMEKELCGCGAAIEALGWFWHFVFNTVFLVMAAVGIVLVCKRQNSHSPHRLE; encoded by the coding sequence ATGAAGGTTTTGAATAAACAGGTTTTGTCATCCCTAGCCCCTGAGGGATCTAAGGGCATCTACAAGATAACCCTTGAAATAATTTGCTGGGCTTATTTTGTGTTGTTTGCCTATGCGGCTTTTGCGAAGCTTTTTGAGTACGACAAGTTTGTGGTTACTATGGGGCAAAGCGGGATGTTGACGCCTTATGCAGGTTTTTTGGCCTGGGCGGTGCCGGTTGTTGAGATTTTATTGGGCATGATGCTGATGTTTTCCCGTTTTAGGCTGGCTGGTTTGTATGGTTCTTTAAGCCTGATGACGATGTTTACCACTTATATTTTTATAGTGCTGTTTGTAATGGAAAAGGAATTATGTGGGTGTGGCGCTGCAATTGAGGCACTTGGATGGTTTTGGCACTTTGTGTTTAATACAGTGTTTTTGGTTATGGCAGCGGTAGGGATTGTGTTGGTTTGTAAGAGGCAAAACAGCCATTCTCCTCACAGGCTGGAATAA
- a CDS encoding DUF6520 family protein, which translates to MKKSIFAAMALLTVAGGAFAFQNQTVEAKKTATTYTYYLEDECNTPVTCDTEFNGTACSVEYDGITVYDSPSCLSGHEVANVLGKRPQ; encoded by the coding sequence ATGAAAAAATCAATTTTTGCTGCTATGGCTTTATTAACCGTGGCGGGGGGAGCCTTTGCATTCCAAAATCAAACAGTAGAGGCTAAAAAAACAGCTACAACTTACACGTATTACCTGGAAGACGAGTGCAATACGCCGGTAACTTGTGATACGGAGTTCAATGGCACTGCGTGTTCAGTGGAGTATGACGGCATAACCGTTTACGATTCGCCAAGCTGCTTAAGTGGCCACGAAGTAGCTAATGTGCTGGGCAAAAGGCCACAGTAA
- a CDS encoding Crp/Fnr family transcriptional regulator, with amino-acid sequence MIKYKFSTYIRGYCPINKTLEMVLENNSVLRHHSLKKGSSLLLPKMEVEEMHYLAKGMCKAFWLDENNEEQIFQLWPEDNLVALWEHFFAIQRNTLVHIVAMEDCEFLSMGKTQLDSICVLHPEMMAAIDKIRAAQMESRNLQLQLLMKKEGDRYACYRKLFSVLKNRLGEKDLCAFLGIRKTTLFYSKRNYLFDGGEVRL; translated from the coding sequence ATGATAAAGTATAAGTTTAGCACCTATATACGTGGCTATTGCCCCATAAACAAAACGTTGGAGATGGTGCTTGAAAATAACAGCGTATTAAGGCACCACAGCCTTAAAAAAGGAAGCAGCCTTTTGCTGCCCAAAATGGAGGTAGAGGAAATGCACTACCTGGCCAAGGGGATGTGTAAAGCCTTTTGGCTGGATGAAAACAATGAAGAGCAGATATTTCAGTTATGGCCGGAAGACAACCTGGTGGCCCTTTGGGAACATTTTTTTGCCATACAGCGCAATACCCTGGTACATATAGTAGCCATGGAAGACTGCGAGTTTTTGAGCATGGGCAAAACGCAGCTGGATTCAATTTGTGTATTGCACCCTGAAATGATGGCCGCTATTGATAAGATAAGGGCCGCACAAATGGAAAGCCGCAACCTGCAGCTGCAGTTGCTGATGAAAAAAGAAGGAGATAGGTATGCCTGCTATCGCAAACTGTTTTCGGTGTTGAAGAACAGGTTAGGAGAAAAGGACCTTTGCGCTTTTTTGGGCATACGTAAAACCACACTGTTTTACAGTAAGCGGAATTACCTTTTTGATGGGGGTGAAGTAAGGCTTTAG
- a CDS encoding PDDEXK nuclease domain-containing protein produces MDINSSNKTYSGLVSQISETYKSGQKKALQVVNTTLVETYWKIGQHIVEFELKGADRATYGNKLIETLAKDLFLEHGKGFSRSNLNYMRLIYTYYPIYQTVSGKLGWSHYVELLSIDNPVERLFYEKKCIQENWSIRELKRQKSASLYLRLAMSKDKEAMLKSIEQEKRAFRPEDIVRDSYVLDFLKIPEPNQYTETELEQRIIDNLQQFLLELGKGFAFVGRQYRISIGNRHFYVDLVFYHRILKCFVLIDLKKEQAGHQDIGQMNMYLGYFELEENTEGDNPPIGIVLAKDKDDLLIKYATHNISSQLFVSKYQLYLPDEGELRSVVEAQLNLI; encoded by the coding sequence ATGGATATAAATAGTTCAAATAAAACTTACTCAGGTCTTGTGTCTCAGATTTCTGAGACCTACAAGTCTGGACAGAAGAAAGCGCTTCAGGTAGTAAACACTACTTTAGTAGAAACCTATTGGAAAATTGGACAGCACATTGTAGAGTTCGAGTTAAAAGGAGCAGATAGGGCTACCTACGGAAACAAATTGATTGAAACACTTGCTAAAGATCTTTTTCTTGAACATGGTAAGGGGTTTAGTCGTTCCAATTTAAACTATATGAGGCTAATATATACCTATTATCCAATTTACCAGACAGTGTCTGGCAAATTGGGCTGGTCGCATTATGTTGAGTTACTGAGCATTGACAATCCCGTAGAACGCCTCTTTTACGAAAAGAAATGCATCCAGGAAAACTGGAGCATTCGTGAACTAAAACGCCAAAAGAGTGCCTCTTTATACCTTCGCCTGGCTATGTCAAAGGATAAAGAAGCGATGTTAAAATCAATAGAACAAGAAAAAAGGGCCTTTCGTCCTGAAGACATAGTAAGAGATTCCTATGTGCTGGATTTTTTAAAAATTCCGGAACCCAATCAGTATACAGAAACAGAATTAGAACAACGCATTATTGATAATCTGCAGCAATTTCTTTTGGAGTTGGGCAAAGGGTTCGCATTTGTAGGACGGCAATACCGCATAAGCATAGGCAACAGACATTTTTATGTTGACCTGGTATTTTATCATAGAATACTTAAATGCTTTGTGCTGATAGATTTAAAAAAGGAACAGGCCGGGCATCAGGATATTGGCCAGATGAATATGTACCTGGGGTATTTTGAACTTGAAGAAAATACCGAAGGCGACAACCCTCCTATCGGAATTGTACTGGCAAAGGATAAAGATGATCTGTTGATCAAATACGCTACCCACAATATATCATCACAGCTTTTTGTAAGCAAATATCAATTATACTTACCAGATGAAGGGGAACTACGTTCCGTTGTTGAAGCACAATTAAATTTAATATGA
- a CDS encoding RpnC/YadD family protein — MPDINSRKQGSRYDKILRENMPLILPGIMKNVLNLNVKDSLPFKDKLLITRQKEVDSLNLVTDAHGKSFLVQIEFESAVKKKMNFRMAEYRAMLHQIYPYPVKQYVIYMGRGKSSVPNKINLPNFKYEYSLINFKELPCELFLSSNEPEEQILAVLANKGSKTSAEIVKAILQKITAASPNDTTDNKYYQQLRVIMQLRKFDNETQEAMLDVNSFWKLERDPLYKRGRQEGESKSRYEMARGMKKEGVHIDVIVKVSKLSKKEIEAL, encoded by the coding sequence ATGCCAGATATAAACAGCCGTAAACAAGGTAGCCGATACGACAAAATTTTGAGGGAAAATATGCCTTTGATTTTACCAGGTATTATGAAAAATGTGCTGAACCTTAACGTTAAGGACAGTTTGCCATTTAAGGATAAACTGCTAATCACCAGGCAAAAAGAAGTAGATTCATTAAACCTGGTAACAGATGCACATGGTAAATCCTTTCTGGTACAAATTGAGTTTGAATCGGCTGTTAAGAAAAAAATGAATTTTAGAATGGCTGAATATCGGGCAATGCTGCATCAAATTTATCCATATCCAGTAAAGCAATATGTAATATATATGGGAAGAGGCAAATCCAGCGTTCCTAATAAAATCAACCTGCCAAATTTTAAATATGAATACAGTTTAATCAACTTTAAAGAACTGCCTTGCGAATTGTTTTTGTCTTCAAACGAACCCGAAGAGCAGATACTTGCCGTTTTGGCGAACAAAGGCAGCAAAACCTCAGCAGAAATTGTTAAAGCAATATTACAAAAAATAACTGCTGCCAGCCCCAACGATACAACCGACAATAAATACTATCAACAATTGCGTGTAATTATGCAATTGCGTAAATTTGACAACGAAACCCAAGAAGCTATGCTAGACGTAAACTCATTTTGGAAATTAGAACGCGACCCTTTGTATAAAAGAGGAAGGCAAGAAGGCGAATCAAAAAGCCGTTATGAAATGGCCCGTGGAATGAAAAAGGAAGGTGTACATATTGATGTAATTGTCAAGGTTTCTAAGCTCTCAAAAAAAGAAATAGAAGCCCTTTAA
- a CDS encoding RNA polymerase sigma-70 factor yields the protein MDKYAKLSDLDLIGLLKQQDEAAFTEIYNRYWKKLFTAAANKVPDFNEAEDIVQKIFITIWDRRSVIEIKSSLASYLAVSVKYHVFKSLDCSFRQKHFKDEKAANAVLEISDDSTRQWLEFQEIRKRLEQLVAELPEKCKLVYQLSRDKGYSQKQIAEELNISEKTVEAHLGKALKSLKTGLRSFFITL from the coding sequence ATGGATAAATATGCTAAATTATCGGACTTGGACTTAATCGGCTTGCTAAAGCAGCAGGACGAGGCTGCCTTTACCGAAATCTATAACCGTTATTGGAAAAAACTTTTTACAGCGGCTGCAAATAAAGTACCTGATTTCAACGAGGCTGAAGATATAGTCCAGAAAATTTTCATTACCATTTGGGACAGGCGTTCGGTCATCGAAATTAAATCCTCGCTGGCTTCATACCTGGCTGTTTCGGTTAAGTATCACGTATTTAAAAGCCTGGATTGCAGCTTTAGGCAAAAACACTTTAAGGATGAAAAAGCGGCAAACGCCGTTCTGGAAATTTCTGATGACTCTACCCGGCAGTGGCTGGAATTCCAGGAAATAAGGAAAAGACTGGAGCAACTTGTTGCAGAATTACCGGAAAAATGTAAACTTGTTTATCAATTGAGCCGAGATAAAGGTTATTCCCAAAAACAGATTGCAGAAGAACTGAATATTTCAGAGAAAACTGTTGAAGCTCATTTGGGAAAGGCCCTGAAATCTCTAAAAACCGGCTTGAGGAGCTTTTTTATCACCTTGTAA
- a CDS encoding FecR family protein: MTDKITRAELLANKLMNRTITPEEQIELNNWYSQNLDKEIEIPKGFVYSEEEHRSRILSSIRNHTHAKKQIKLWPRIVAAAAIAAVVFGAGVWYFGNKPELNNSGQFVSDIGPGKNGATLTLANGQKILINDALTGNIASESGVKISKTADGQIIYEVTGAGHGTLAYNTLTTTRGEQTQLRLPDGTLVYLNSESTLRYPTSFTKSDKRMVSLEGEGFFNVSKDKQHPFIVKTGAQEVEVLGTQFNINSYSDEHAIKTTLIEGSVKVTNANSVSKILKPNQQSTVLGKDIKVDNVEAQFFVDWKEGFFMFDNETLESIMNRVSRWYNVKVVYEDAVLKKEKASGTVSKFNNISSVLQALEQSDLAKFKLSNGILTISKKK; the protein is encoded by the coding sequence ATGACCGACAAAATTACCCGTGCCGAACTTTTGGCAAACAAGCTAATGAATAGGACAATCACTCCTGAGGAGCAGATTGAACTTAACAATTGGTATAGCCAAAACCTGGATAAAGAAATTGAGATACCCAAGGGTTTTGTGTATTCTGAAGAAGAGCACAGGAGCCGAATCTTATCTTCGATACGGAACCATACGCATGCTAAAAAGCAAATTAAGCTATGGCCCCGTATTGTAGCAGCTGCTGCAATTGCTGCAGTAGTGTTTGGGGCAGGGGTATGGTATTTTGGCAATAAACCGGAATTAAACAACTCAGGCCAGTTTGTAAGTGATATTGGGCCAGGCAAAAATGGGGCAACGCTTACGCTGGCCAACGGGCAAAAGATATTGATTAACGACGCGCTGACCGGAAATATAGCCTCGGAGTCTGGGGTGAAAATTTCCAAGACTGCCGATGGTCAGATTATCTATGAAGTGACCGGTGCCGGGCATGGAACACTTGCCTATAATACACTTACAACTACACGGGGGGAACAAACACAGCTGCGCTTGCCTGATGGCACCCTTGTATACCTTAATTCAGAATCAACGCTGAGGTATCCGACCAGCTTTACAAAAAGTGACAAGCGTATGGTTTCTTTGGAGGGGGAGGGATTTTTTAATGTAAGCAAGGACAAGCAACATCCATTTATTGTGAAGACAGGTGCACAGGAGGTGGAAGTGTTGGGTACCCAGTTCAATATCAATAGTTACAGTGATGAACACGCCATTAAGACTACCCTGATAGAAGGATCGGTTAAGGTAACGAATGCGAATAGTGTTTCAAAGATTTTGAAGCCTAATCAACAATCTACGGTTTTGGGCAAGGACATTAAAGTGGATAATGTGGAAGCGCAGTTCTTTGTCGATTGGAAGGAAGGCTTTTTCATGTTCGATAATGAGACTTTGGAAAGTATCATGAATAGGGTGTCTCGCTGGTACAATGTAAAGGTAGTATATGAAGACGCGGTCCTTAAGAAAGAGAAAGCCTCTGGAACAGTCAGCAAATTTAACAATATTTCATCTGTGCTTCAGGCTTTAGAGCAAAGTGACCTGGCAAAATTCAAATTAAGTAATGGAATACTGACAATAAGCAAGAAAAAATAA
- a CDS encoding SusC/RagA family TonB-linked outer membrane protein, giving the protein MALMQVSAATFGQNLTLREDNVSISKILFEIRKQTGYDVLVKSDRLNTFKRIDVSFNNVPVKLVLNKLIEGTDLEYVFNKKVITIKVKDQSLLERIIERFQNIDVTGKVVDENGQPIAGATIRIKGTSITTISNEQGSFILKNVEENAVLEISFLGFQARDVKVRKDLGSIRLELAIGKLDEVTVNAGYYKVKERELTGSIARITAKDIETQPVSNVLATMQGRMAGVSVTQTTGTPGGGFDIKIRGQNSIRTDGNIPLYIVDGVPYAADAIGAFQTGSGTFPVLSSPINSISPDNLESIEVLKDADATAIYGTRGANGVVLITTKKGVAGKAKVNLNVSSGIATPTRFIEMMNTEEYLAMRKQAYTNDGISNYPATAYDINGVWDQNRYTDWLEELVGGTAKNNLITGSISGGNQNSRYLISGNYNAESTVAKGNSLFQRGGALANFNHRSEDQKFRADFSLNYNLQKNNQPSLDFINEARGLAPNAPALYDAQGNLNWENNTWQNPLRNLNGKFESKTKTLIVNTTLSYQLLPGLDIKSTFGITDLRTRDSRVTPSTINNPAFNPSTANSLIVFNNTERSSWIIEPQINWTKTTAKGKLEALFGGTFQSQHTSKLYQSGMGFSSNSLIYNLAAAKTIRILNDESAQYNFQGFFGRINYNYKERYIANLTARRDGSSRFGPGRQFANFGALGLAWIFSKENFLKDHSWLSFGKIRGSYGVTGSDQIGDYQFLDTYAVSGVDYDGKIGINPSRLYNPDFAWETNKKLEAALELGFLDDKIFLTTAWYQNRSSNQLVGIPFPAITGFTTLNSNLDATVQNTGLEWTFSSQNIQSKNFRWATNLNISVSKNKLVEFPGLESSSYSQQYRVGEPLNIRLVYQYKGINAQTGIYEFVDRNGDNVISSPNDRQTVVDLSPKFFGGLQNQFSFKRFKFDFLFQFVKQNNQGYQFTTGGSMLNRPKRMINSWQKGNESAPYQILTTGVNSKAVSAGSLYANSDAIIVDASYIRLKNLSLSYDLPIIVKGTRSTISLQGQNLLTFTPYKDGDPEFLTAGFLPPLKVITAGFQLTF; this is encoded by the coding sequence ATGGCGCTGATGCAGGTTAGTGCCGCTACCTTCGGGCAGAACTTAACGTTAAGGGAGGATAATGTGTCTATCTCTAAAATTCTTTTTGAAATCCGTAAACAGACTGGTTATGATGTTCTGGTAAAGAGTGATAGACTTAATACCTTTAAAAGAATTGATGTTTCTTTTAATAATGTTCCCGTCAAATTAGTGTTAAACAAACTGATTGAAGGCACTGATCTGGAGTATGTTTTCAATAAAAAAGTGATTACAATTAAAGTGAAGGACCAATCACTCCTTGAGCGTATTATTGAAAGGTTTCAAAATATTGATGTTACAGGTAAAGTTGTAGATGAGAATGGACAGCCAATTGCGGGAGCCACTATAAGGATTAAAGGGACTTCTATAACAACTATATCTAACGAACAAGGAAGTTTTATCCTAAAGAATGTTGAAGAGAATGCAGTTCTAGAAATTTCTTTTTTAGGCTTTCAAGCTAGAGATGTCAAAGTGCGTAAGGATTTAGGTAGCATACGATTGGAATTGGCAATCGGCAAGTTAGATGAGGTTACTGTGAATGCGGGGTATTATAAAGTGAAAGAGCGTGAACTTACAGGTAGTATCGCTAGGATTACTGCAAAGGATATCGAGACACAACCCGTGAGCAATGTGTTAGCCACAATGCAAGGTAGGATGGCTGGAGTGAGTGTAACGCAGACAACAGGAACGCCAGGCGGCGGTTTTGATATCAAAATTCGTGGACAAAACAGTATTCGTACGGATGGAAATATTCCATTATATATTGTTGATGGTGTACCTTATGCTGCTGATGCGATTGGTGCTTTTCAAACTGGTTCAGGCACATTTCCTGTGCTCTCTAGTCCCATAAACAGTATTTCTCCAGATAATCTGGAAAGCATTGAAGTTTTAAAAGATGCTGATGCTACGGCGATATATGGTACCAGAGGAGCAAATGGAGTAGTGTTGATCACAACAAAAAAAGGTGTAGCTGGAAAGGCAAAAGTCAATTTGAATGTTTCCTCAGGAATTGCCACACCAACTAGATTTATCGAAATGATGAATACCGAGGAATATCTTGCCATGCGAAAGCAAGCCTACACCAATGATGGTATTAGCAATTATCCCGCGACCGCTTATGATATTAACGGCGTCTGGGATCAAAACAGATATACAGATTGGCTGGAGGAACTCGTAGGTGGAACAGCAAAAAATAATCTCATAACTGGCAGCATTTCTGGAGGAAATCAAAATAGCCGATATTTAATTAGCGGAAATTATAATGCTGAGTCCACTGTTGCAAAAGGTAATTCTCTTTTTCAAAGAGGCGGTGCATTAGCTAATTTTAATCACCGTTCAGAGGATCAAAAATTTAGGGCTGACTTTTCTTTAAATTATAATCTGCAAAAAAATAATCAACCTTCTCTTGATTTTATTAATGAGGCCCGCGGTTTGGCTCCAAATGCCCCAGCACTTTACGATGCACAAGGTAACTTAAATTGGGAAAACAATACTTGGCAAAATCCCTTGAGAAACCTAAATGGTAAATTTGAATCTAAGACTAAAACCCTGATTGTTAATACTACACTTTCCTATCAGCTCTTACCTGGCCTTGATATTAAAAGTACTTTTGGCATAACAGATTTGCGAACCCGTGATTCGAGAGTTACGCCGTCCACCATTAATAATCCCGCCTTTAATCCGAGTACGGCCAATTCGCTAATAGTTTTCAATAATACAGAGCGTTCATCTTGGATCATAGAGCCACAAATCAATTGGACTAAAACCACAGCAAAGGGAAAATTAGAGGCATTGTTTGGGGGGACTTTCCAGAGCCAGCATACCAGTAAGCTCTATCAGTCTGGAATGGGGTTTAGTTCTAATAGCTTAATTTATAATTTGGCAGCAGCCAAGACAATCAGGATACTAAACGACGAAAGTGCGCAATATAATTTCCAAGGTTTCTTTGGTAGAATCAACTACAATTATAAAGAACGTTATATTGCAAATCTTACTGCTAGGCGTGATGGATCAAGCCGCTTTGGACCTGGAAGGCAATTTGCAAATTTTGGAGCTTTAGGCCTTGCTTGGATATTCTCCAAAGAAAACTTTCTTAAAGATCATTCTTGGTTAAGTTTTGGTAAAATCAGAGGTAGTTACGGTGTAACTGGTAGTGATCAGATAGGAGATTACCAGTTCCTTGATACTTATGCCGTATCAGGAGTGGATTATGATGGTAAAATAGGGATTAATCCAAGTCGACTTTATAATCCCGATTTTGCCTGGGAAACCAATAAGAAATTAGAGGCAGCATTAGAATTAGGTTTTTTGGACGACAAAATTTTTCTAACAACTGCCTGGTATCAAAATAGATCTAGTAATCAATTGGTCGGAATTCCATTTCCCGCCATTACTGGTTTTACAACACTAAATTCTAATCTTGATGCAACTGTACAGAATACCGGCTTAGAATGGACTTTTAGTTCTCAAAATATCCAGTCCAAAAATTTCAGATGGGCTACAAACTTAAATATCAGTGTCTCGAAAAATAAATTAGTCGAATTCCCAGGGCTGGAGAGTTCTAGCTATAGCCAACAATACAGGGTTGGAGAACCTTTAAATATAAGGTTGGTGTATCAATATAAGGGGATTAATGCTCAAACAGGAATTTATGAATTTGTTGATAGAAACGGTGATAATGTAATTTCCAGTCCAAACGATAGACAGACTGTAGTAGATCTCAGCCCTAAATTTTTTGGAGGGCTGCAAAACCAGTTCAGTTTTAAACGTTTTAAGTTTGACTTTTTATTTCAATTTGTGAAACAAAACAATCAAGGTTATCAATTCACTACTGGCGGATCAATGCTTAATCGTCCTAAACGAATGATCAATAGTTGGCAAAAAGGAAATGAATCAGCTCCCTATCAGATTTTAACGACTGGAGTTAACAGTAAAGCTGTCTCTGCAGGTAGTTTATATGCTAATAGTGATGCCATTATTGTTGATGCATCATATATCAGGCTGAAGAATTTATCGCTAAGCTATGATTTGCCCATAATTGTAAAAGGAACGAGGTCTACAATCTCTTTACAGGGGCAAAATCTATTAACTTTTACCCCTTACAAGGATGGAGATCCTGAATTTTTGACTGCAGGGTTTTTACCTCCGCTTAAAGTGATTACCGCAGGCTTTCAATTAACCTTTTAA